Genomic segment of Terriglobales bacterium:
CAAGGTGCACGTCGCCTACATCCCCAAGGGAAGAGTGATCGGGCTGAGCAAGATCCCGCGGCTGATCGACATCTTCGCGCGCCGGCTGCAGGTACAGGAGCGCCTGACCACGCAGATCGCCGAGACCATCCAGCGCGCCATCGAGCCCCAGGGTGTGGGCGTGGTCATCGAGGCGCGCCACCTGTGCATGATGATGCGCGGGGTGGAGAAGCAGCACTCCGCCGCCGTGACCTCCTCCATGCTGGGCGTCTTCCGCGACGAACTCGATACGCGCCAGGAGTTCCTCTCCCTGATCCGCAACCGGGCCAGCAATGGCAGCTAAACGAGGCGGGGCAGCCCGGACCCGCCCGCCGGGCCGGCTGCAGGGCAGGGTGGCGGTGGTCACCGGGGCCACCCGGGGGATCGGCTTGGCCATCGCGTCCGCGCTCGCTGCCGAGGGGTGCGACCTGGTGCTCACTGGGCGAGATGCCTCGGCCCTGGCGCGCGCCGTTCGGCGCGTCCGGGACGTGGTCGCGGTCGAGGTCGTGGCGGGCCGCTGCGACGTGCGCGATCCTGAGCAGGTCAGGAAGCTGCTTGCCGCGGCCCGCCGCCGCTTTCCCCGCATCGACATCCTCATCAACAACGCCGGGCGCTCGCATGCCACCCTGCCGGTGGCGCAGCTTCCGGCCGAGGCCTGGCGCGAGGTGCTCGAAACCAATCTGAACGGGATGTTCTACTGCACGCAGGCGGCCCTGCCGCTGCTGCGCGACGGCGGAAGCATCGTCAACCTCTCGTCCGTCGCGGGACCGCGAGAGGCGATTCCCGGCTCCTCCGCCTACAGCGTGAGCAAGGCGGGGGTGGTGGCCTTCGGCGACGTCCTGCGCGAGGAGCTGCGCGAACGCCGCATCCGCGTGATCACGGTGATCGCGGGCGCCACCGACACCGAGATCTGGAAGCAGTTCTGGGCGGAGGCGCCGCGGGAGAAGATGATGGCACCGGAAACCGTCGCCCAGTCCATCGTCGCCGCTCTCACCTTGCCCGAGAATGCGGTGGTGGAGGAACTCGTGCTCACGCCCATCGCCGGCAAGCTGTGAGAACAGCGGCCCTTGGCTCCTGGCCCCGGCTTGATTGACCAGCTTCCGGCAGATTCGGTTGAGTTAGAATCCTTGCTGGGTCAGTCATGCGGAAGTCCGACCAGAAGCGCGACTCCAAGGCGGTGAAGCGCACCTCCCAGATCATCTTCGGGGAGCGCCAGCACCTGCGAGCGGTGCTGGAGTCTATCCGCAAGTTCCGCCACCAGGACGACCGCAGCGAGCAAGAGGCCAGGCAACTGGAGGCGTTGATCGCCGAGCGCACGGCCGAACTGAACGGCATCACCCCGGAATGGGACAAGCGGGTGGCGGAGGCGCGCGACCCCAGGACCTCGGCCGACCGGCTGGCAGAGATGGCGCAGAAGGCCCCCGCCGACGATTACCTGCTGCTGCGCACCATCTCCGAGCATCCCAACACGCCCTCCTCGGTGCTGGCCCTGCTGGCGCGGCATTCCTACGACGCCATCAAGGAGAACGTGGCCCGCCATCCCAACGCCGACTACCAGACCCTGGAGACCCTG
This window contains:
- the folE gene encoding GTP cyclohydrolase I FolE, whose protein sequence is MKREVEAVTLTSASLEELARELLVRLGEDPGRDGLLRTPERMARALEYLTKGYQGDPESILKGALFEVSYDEMVIVKDIEMFSLCEHHMLPFYGKVHVAYIPKGRVIGLSKIPRLIDIFARRLQVQERLTTQIAETIQRAIEPQGVGVVIEARHLCMMMRGVEKQHSAAVTSSMLGVFRDELDTRQEFLSLIRNRASNGS
- a CDS encoding SDR family oxidoreductase is translated as MAAKRGGAARTRPPGRLQGRVAVVTGATRGIGLAIASALAAEGCDLVLTGRDASALARAVRRVRDVVAVEVVAGRCDVRDPEQVRKLLAAARRRFPRIDILINNAGRSHATLPVAQLPAEAWREVLETNLNGMFYCTQAALPLLRDGGSIVNLSSVAGPREAIPGSSAYSVSKAGVVAFGDVLREELRERRIRVITVIAGATDTEIWKQFWAEAPREKMMAPETVAQSIVAALTLPENAVVEELVLTPIAGKL